In Listeria cossartiae subsp. cossartiae, the following proteins share a genomic window:
- a CDS encoding ABC transporter ATP-binding protein: MTLTMKNISKNYQDGEQVIEVLKNVSLEVAQGEFVAIVGPSGAGKSTFLSIAGALLSPTEGEIAIGGKMLNNLTSKDLTKVRLDKIGFIFQGANLIPYLNVRDQLLVIAELSGEKGRIAKEKADKLLKELGLTHRQNNYPESLSGGEKQRVAIARALMNDPDIILADEPTASLDANRGHKVVQMIADEVKRKNKAAIMVTHDERVLDLVDRVIRIEDGYLKN, translated from the coding sequence ATGACTTTAACGATGAAAAATATTTCTAAAAATTATCAAGATGGCGAGCAAGTCATCGAAGTGTTGAAAAACGTATCTTTAGAAGTGGCGCAAGGCGAATTTGTTGCCATCGTCGGTCCATCAGGCGCAGGGAAAAGCACCTTTTTATCCATAGCGGGCGCTTTATTATCCCCAACAGAAGGCGAAATTGCGATTGGTGGAAAAATGCTAAATAACCTTACAAGTAAGGACCTAACAAAAGTCCGGCTCGATAAAATTGGCTTTATTTTCCAAGGCGCAAACCTAATCCCGTACTTAAACGTGCGCGACCAATTACTCGTAATCGCAGAACTATCCGGCGAAAAAGGACGAATTGCGAAAGAAAAAGCAGATAAGCTACTCAAAGAATTAGGCTTAACTCATCGCCAAAATAACTATCCAGAAAGTTTATCCGGCGGGGAGAAACAACGTGTTGCGATTGCTAGGGCGCTGATGAACGATCCCGATATTATTTTAGCGGACGAACCAACCGCGAGTTTAGATGCAAACCGTGGTCACAAAGTCGTCCAAATGATTGCGGATGAAGTGAAACGGAAAAACAAAGCAGCAATCATGGTTACGCACGATGAACGAGTTTTAGATTTAGTCGACCGCGTAATTCGGATTGAGGATGGATATTTGAAGAATTAA
- a CDS encoding ABC transporter permease: MFLALRELKHAKLRYILIGLIMVLIAWLVLFVTGLANGLANDNGAAISSNKATYYVLQKDSDNRLTRSNLTVVETEKVAKQLKKSESTNLGVQMGTITPPNKDKKTDITYFGIDKTGFLKPTISEGTAPQQTKEVVADISLKESGYKLGSKLKDSATGETFTITAFTKNNTFSHSPVIFVGWDAWKLVHQTNQAAEGEYNAVALDVSKSTAEKLSLGSLELSSSKEVLQGIPGYSEEQGSLLMMIAFLFVIAAFVLAAFFYVITIQKINQFGLLKAVGARTAYLARSIVTQVVFLSVVSLLIGNGLTFGLAAILPASMPFTLSPVLAVGCSALFLVVAVIGSMLSLYRVAKVDALEAIGRAN, translated from the coding sequence ATGTTTTTGGCATTAAGAGAATTAAAACATGCAAAACTACGCTATATTTTAATCGGATTAATTATGGTATTAATCGCATGGCTCGTTTTATTTGTAACAGGTCTGGCAAACGGACTAGCAAACGATAACGGAGCAGCCATTTCATCAAACAAAGCGACCTATTATGTACTACAAAAAGACTCAGATAATCGCCTAACGAGGTCCAATTTAACCGTAGTAGAAACAGAAAAAGTAGCAAAACAACTGAAAAAATCAGAAAGCACCAACCTAGGCGTACAAATGGGAACAATTACCCCACCAAACAAAGACAAAAAAACAGACATTACCTATTTTGGTATAGATAAAACGGGCTTCCTGAAACCGACCATCTCAGAAGGAACGGCGCCACAACAAACAAAAGAAGTAGTTGCTGATATTTCTTTAAAAGAATCTGGCTATAAATTAGGAAGCAAGCTCAAAGACAGCGCAACCGGAGAAACCTTTACGATTACTGCCTTTACGAAAAATAACACATTCAGCCATTCACCAGTTATTTTCGTTGGTTGGGATGCATGGAAACTAGTCCACCAAACAAACCAAGCCGCAGAAGGAGAATACAACGCAGTCGCACTAGATGTATCGAAAAGCACCGCCGAAAAACTATCACTCGGCTCACTCGAACTTTCATCCAGTAAAGAAGTGCTACAAGGAATCCCCGGCTATTCAGAAGAACAAGGCTCCTTACTCATGATGATTGCCTTTTTATTCGTTATCGCCGCATTTGTCTTAGCTGCCTTTTTCTACGTCATTACGATTCAAAAAATCAACCAATTTGGCCTTTTAAAGGCGGTTGGCGCACGAACAGCATATTTAGCGCGAAGCATCGTCACCCAAGTTGTTTTCCTATCGGTCGTAAGTTTGCTGATTGGGAATGGCTTAACATTCGGACTTGCCGCAATTTTACCAGCGAGCATGCCATTTACCCTTAGCCCGGTACTCGCAGTCGGCTGCTCCGCTTTATTCCTTGTTGTAGCGGTCATCGGATCAATGTTATCACTCTATCGTGTAGCAAAAGTAGACGCGCTAGAAGCAATTGGGAGGGCAAACTAA